From Bacillus oleivorans:
CTCTTTCATGGTTAAATGAAGAGCTTGAGCGTACTTTACCTAAACAAATACGTGAAGATACTCGGAAATATTTTTCGAAGAGCAACATATAAAAAAACCTCTCATAAAATTCTTTAATTAAAGGAATTTATAGAGGTTTTTTCTTTGTTCAAGGAAAATGTATCTTTAAATTGTCTATTAGTAACTACAACCCATCCTCAACTATCCTGCCCGTTACTTTTAAGTCCAAATTTTCACAACCACCTTATATTTGCTTTAACATAAAATGACAACAATCTTTGATTTTACTCAACACAGACCAAAACCGACATAGTAAATGACAAGCAAATTAGCACCCTAATTTACACGATGACAATATCTATTGTCAATATGCTATTTGGGTTGCTATTCACTAAGCTATTTTTAGAATATTTTCTATTAAAATATTGATATACCAATGAAAAAAAGCATACCAATTACAGTGATAATTGATATGCCAATTCATATGTTATTTACTATGCTTCTCCACAAAAACGGAACTACTTACTGTAAAGGGGTTCGTCTTTTTTTTTAATGATTCGCCGGGCAGGTACTGGTCCCGTTATCTGTACTTGGTTTGTCGCGGCTGCCAAGCTTCTTACGGACATCAGTTCCGTTATCTGTGACAAAACAGGTGATTTTCAAATTTATCGGCCACTGGTTCCGCTATTTAACGAAATGCCGGCTTTTTTGGTGCGATTTTCCGCAAATAACGGATCGTATGTCCTTTTCGCTCGTTAAAACTATGGTTTTTATAGAAATAACGGATCATATGTCCTCTATTACCAGCTGATCGTAAGTAACAGGTTCAGCGGAACTCTAGTTCTGCTACCTCACCTAAATTCCCCCTTCAAAGCAGAATATTTAATCACTTACATGGGCAAAGTAGATGATGGTAGAAATCACCAAAAACCATAATTTTAACTAGAGGAGGGCAAAGGATGACAAATGACCAAAATCAGCCAAACAATATTGAAAATGATGACACTTTGACAAATAGACAGGGGCATCCAATTACAAATAACCAAAACATCCGAACCGTTGGAAACCGTGGTCCTGCTACTTTGGAGAACTATGATTTCATTGAAAAAATCAGCCATTTTGACAGAGAGAAAGTGCCTGAGCGTATCGTTCATGCACGTGGCGCGGGTGCACATGGATATTTTGAAGCCTACGGAATGTGCGGAGATGAGCCTATTTCTAAATATACCCGTGCGAAATTATTTCAGGAAAAAGGGAAAAGAACGCCTGTGTTTGTTCGATTTTCTACGGTTGTTCATGGCTTGCATTCTCCCGAAACCCTTCGAGATCCGCGCGGATTCGCAGTAAAATTTTACACAGAAGACGGAAACTGGGACTTAGTCGGAAACAATTTAAAAATTTTCTTCATCCGTGACGCGATGAAATTCCCTGACATGATTCATGCTTTCAGACCAGACCCGGTCACGAACTATCAGGACCCTGAAAGGTTCTTTGACTTCTGTGCGAACTCACCTGAATCCTTCCATATGGTTACGTTTGTTTATTCACCATGGGGAATTCCCGCGAATTATCGGATGATGCAAGGTTCCGGCGTGAATACATACAAATGGATCAACAAGGAAGGAAAGGCTGTTCTTGTAAAATATCATTGGGAGCCGAAGCAGGGCATTAAAAACTTAACCCAAAAAGAGGCAGAAGAAATTCAGGGTAAAAACTTCAATCACGCAACGCAAGACTTGTATGAAGCGATTGAACGCGGTGATTATCCTGAATGGGAATTGTTCGTTCAGATTATGGAGGATGGGCCACACCCTGAGCTAGATTTCGATCCGCTTGATGACACAAAGCTTTGGCCAAATGACCAATTCCCTTGGCGTGCAGTCGGAAGAATGGTATTAAACAAAAATCCGGAGAATTTCTTTAATGAGGTAGAATTATCTGCATTTGGTACTGGTGTTCTTGTCGATGGTCTTGATTTTTCTGATGATAAAATGCTCCAGGGGCGGACATTCTCATACTCAGATACACAGCGTTACCGGGTAGGTGCCAACTATCTGCAGCTGCCGATTAACGCAGCGAAAAAAAGGGTGGCGACTAATCAAGAAGGCGGACAGATGAGATATTATAATGACAAAGCACCTGGACAAAACCCTCACATCAATTACGAGCCTTCGATATTAGGCGGCTTGCAAGAAGCTGAACAAACCGGTGTGGAACATACGCCACATGTAGAAGGAAATCTGGTTCGTCAGTCAATTGACCGTAACGATAATACAAAACAAGCCGGACAAACTTACCGTGAATTTGAACAGTGGGAAAAGGACGAATTAATTAACAACCTGGTTAATGACCTTTCCAAATGTGACAAGCGAATCCAGGATAAAATGATTGCCCTTGCAGAAGATGCAGACGAAGAATATGGCCGCCGTTTACGTGAAGGTCTAGCAATGGCTGCAAAAGATGGCAGCTCAGGCAAACACGCACTTGGAAATAAAGGCGGAGAAAATGCACCGCAGCAAGCCGTTGAAAAAGGGCATGAAGCAGATCCATACTAATGGAAGAATAAGAAGAGTGCTCATCTCGAACACTCTTCTTCAGATTGTCGAGAAAGGTTTCTCGGCAATTTTTTATTTTGTCTATGTCTAATTTACGATTTATTATTTCATAGCCTATGCGAACTGGCCTGTTGATTTCCGCTCCGGGCACTCGCTTTCCGCGGGGAGGCTCCCCGGCACGCCCGCGGAAAGCGAAGCGCCTGGAGCGCAAATCAACGCCCTGTTCGACAGCCTATACATGAATGGTATTATAATAAATTAACGCGGTGAATTATTAAAGCAAACGAACAAAATAAAAGGCTATCGAAAGTTTTTCTACAGCCTGAAGAAGAGTGTTCATCTCGAACACTCTTCTTTTTAGTCACTTACAATTTCAACAACCTTCTCATCCTTCAATTTAACATGTCCCCGTTTGTTTATTTGAACCCGTTCGTGTGGTTCTAAATTAGTAAAAATAATTGGGGTCACAGTCGATGTTGCTTTCTCTTTTATGATAGTTAGATTGGCCTGAGCAATTTTTTGCCCTGCTGAAACCTCGTCTCCTTCTTTTACAAAGACCTCGAATGGTTCACCCTTGAGTTCTACCGTATTGATCCCGATATGTACGAGAATTTCTTTACCGGTCACCGATTGAATCCCGATTGCGTGCTTAGTAGGAAATACATTTATAATTTTTCCATTAACAGGTGATACAACCGTTCCCAAGATCGGCTCCACAGCAAATCCATCACCCATCATCTTTTGGGAAAAAACAGCATCTGGAACGTCTTCTAAAGGATGGATGATACCTTCCATAGGTGCCACAATTTTATCTTCCTGATCAACTGGATTTTGTAAGGCTTCTGGGGTCACATCCTCGATCTGTTCTTCCACCTCTTCCTCTACATGAACAGGCTCGCTCAGCTGCCTTGGCGTTTTTCCCTCCATAATATCTTTGATCTGGCCCTTAATTTGGTCAGAACGCGGTCCAAAAATAGCCTGAATATTATTTCCTATTTCAAGGACGCCGGCCGCCCCTAATCTTTTTAATCGTTCTTTATCAACATTTGCCACATTGTTTACGGAAACCCTTAACCTCGTAATACATGCATCTAAGTTTTCGATGTTTTCCTTTCCGCCCATAGCATCTAATATATTTGCGGCCAAATCGCTAGAACCGGCTGGTTTTGTTTGATCCTCTGCAATTTCGTCTTCCTCTTCTCTCCCTGGTGTTTTTAAACGAAATGTCCGTATCGCAAACCTAAAGCCAAAGTAATAAATCACAGAAAACCCGAGGCCAACGATAATGACCCACCACCATGGCGTTCTTCCAGGCAAAACACCGAATAGGATAAAATCAATAACGCCACCTGAAAAGGTCATTCCAATCTTTACATTTAACAAATGCATAACCATAAAAGATAGACCTGCGAATATACAATGGATCCCAAATAGTAACGGAGCCACAAATAGAAACGAAAATTCAATAGGCTCTGTTATTCCAGTTAAAAAAGAAGTAAGGGCTGCTGAAGCCATAATACCGCCAACTACTTTTTTCCGTTCAGGTCTTGCTTCATGGTATATGGCAAGGGCAGCAGCAGGAAGGCCAAACATCATAAACGGAAACTTCCCTACCATAAAGGTACCGGCTGTAAATTCCACACCGTCCCGTAATTGGGCGAAAAAGATTAAGTTATCCCCTCTCACTACCTCTCCTGCTTTGTCGACATAGGAGCCAAATTCAAACCAAAAGGGTGCATAAAAAATATGATGAAGTCCAAATGGAATTAACGCTCTCTCAATAACCCCAAATATAAA
This genomic window contains:
- a CDS encoding catalase, with the protein product MTNDQNQPNNIENDDTLTNRQGHPITNNQNIRTVGNRGPATLENYDFIEKISHFDREKVPERIVHARGAGAHGYFEAYGMCGDEPISKYTRAKLFQEKGKRTPVFVRFSTVVHGLHSPETLRDPRGFAVKFYTEDGNWDLVGNNLKIFFIRDAMKFPDMIHAFRPDPVTNYQDPERFFDFCANSPESFHMVTFVYSPWGIPANYRMMQGSGVNTYKWINKEGKAVLVKYHWEPKQGIKNLTQKEAEEIQGKNFNHATQDLYEAIERGDYPEWELFVQIMEDGPHPELDFDPLDDTKLWPNDQFPWRAVGRMVLNKNPENFFNEVELSAFGTGVLVDGLDFSDDKMLQGRTFSYSDTQRYRVGANYLQLPINAAKKRVATNQEGGQMRYYNDKAPGQNPHINYEPSILGGLQEAEQTGVEHTPHVEGNLVRQSIDRNDNTKQAGQTYREFEQWEKDELINNLVNDLSKCDKRIQDKMIALAEDADEEYGRRLREGLAMAAKDGSSGKHALGNKGGENAPQQAVEKGHEADPY
- the ptsG gene encoding glucose-specific PTS transporter subunit IIBC, with amino-acid sequence MKKAFGTLQKVGKALMLPVALLPAAGILLGLGATFKTEQFLEIAPVFQGPAFQFVANIMQSSGDIIFGNLALLFAVGVAVGLAGGDGVAGLAAIVGFLIMNVTMGVILGITPEMVANNQAYANVLGIPTLSTGVFGGIIVGLLAYYLFQKFYKIELPSYLGFFAGKRFVPIITAASAVLLGALMTFIWPPIQVGLNAFSTTLLNANLALSAFIFGVIERALIPFGLHHIFYAPFWFEFGSYVDKAGEVVRGDNLIFFAQLRDGVEFTAGTFMVGKFPFMMFGLPAAALAIYHEARPERKKVVGGIMASAALTSFLTGITEPIEFSFLFVAPLLFGIHCIFAGLSFMVMHLLNVKIGMTFSGGVIDFILFGVLPGRTPWWWVIIVGLGFSVIYYFGFRFAIRTFRLKTPGREEEDEIAEDQTKPAGSSDLAANILDAMGGKENIENLDACITRLRVSVNNVANVDKERLKRLGAAGVLEIGNNIQAIFGPRSDQIKGQIKDIMEGKTPRQLSEPVHVEEEVEEQIEDVTPEALQNPVDQEDKIVAPMEGIIHPLEDVPDAVFSQKMMGDGFAVEPILGTVVSPVNGKIINVFPTKHAIGIQSVTGKEILVHIGINTVELKGEPFEVFVKEGDEVSAGQKIAQANLTIIKEKATSTVTPIIFTNLEPHERVQINKRGHVKLKDEKVVEIVSD